A segment of the Sander lucioperca isolate FBNREF2018 chromosome 7, SLUC_FBN_1.2, whole genome shotgun sequence genome:
GCTAATGAAGCAGAGATGCATGAGAACTACCTGCACGCTGAAAATCGTGTCTGACCGAGCCTTATGTAATAATTGGATTTCAGATTAAAGGGGCTGCAGGATTAGCTGCTATGTGCTAAAGGGAATCACTTCAACGTATTAGAACCAACACTGCTATTAATAGGACGACCTTTTCTAACTGATGTGTTAGTGCCTCTGAACAGACATCAGAGGTGGAGGTGTAGCATTCAGGTACCCACAGTTCACACTGTATCACAATTCATGTAAGTTTTTTGGGTAAATGGATGGATAACTTTTTACTAAATCTTTTGTAACTCTAAAGTAACTTTGCGATAACTAATCTAAATGTTTGGGAGCTAATGTTTGTTCCATGTGAGACCAAAGACAGTCATGGTTGGGCCGAAACGGTTTACGCACTGACACGTAACACTTTGCATTAAAGTTACTAAACTCAGATTTTTTACTAGGCGATGATATCAGTTTTGTGTCTTTGAGTTCAGTGAACAAACATGTCCAGGATGTGTCACATTTGGCAGACAATGTGTGGATTAAGACACCAACTAATTTTAGAACGTAACAGATTACTTAATGACCATCACACAGTATTTACATTGCAGTCCCTAAACCTTTTAAGACATTTTGGAGGAGTCGCCTTGTTCACTGTTTTACCAGGAGTTGATCAGTTTCGTGTCTTGAGTTCAGTTACAGAGTTACATTTGACAGACAATGTGCAGGTTTAGCCACCAACTCATTTTGGAATCGACCTACATTTTCCACCAGATCAGGTCATTATGACTGATTTAATCAATCATCAATCTTGCTGTTAGACGATCGGGTGGATTTTGGTCATTTTGGTCAGCTTTGAGCAGTTCTACAGAGTTATTTCATGAGTTGACTGTGCTGTGATGGAAATAAAACTGACAGATTGTCTTCATCTTCCAACCGACTGCAGCTTCATatccttctttttttccttcctgcTTTCTGTTTGAAATTGGAATTTGCAAAAAAGTAATGCTGCCTTTCATCTTTTTTGTCGTCATTGTTAAAGACACGGTCGTTGTGTTTGAGCATTCAGAACACAGCCGTGGGCAAAAAAAGGCTGGCGAAGTGAGAGTGCAccacgaccggcagctcgcggtgctctgtacccactGTGAGTTGACACAACATTAGCTGAGGCGTTGTTAAGTGAGCTAGTGGGCAAACGACTGCTCtaattcacattaaactgaacatttccATTGATGGTGAAGTGAGACAAGGTGAATGGGACTTCTTTGGGACTATTTATGTGGACGTTTCTATCCTCATTCATCTCGTTTCCTTCTTGCACAGCCGCTGCAGTTGACACACCTGTAAACACAatgttatataaaaataaacaataaatacacaaacgTCCACATAAATAGTCCCAAAAAAGTCCCTGCCGGTTGTGGTGCTTTGTCAGGTCAGCGGTActgaatattgtatgtggcattttctattgcagggtgcaaatgttccaccaaaacaagttccttcacaagactatttagcagagccactgtcgctgcgttcggagcttagcgccgcctaagacgactgtgattggtttcaagaaatgcaaacaacccagagagttgttttctcccattccagaatgcatctgtggtgtagccagaccttactccacagcactgttgAGATAGGTCTGACAATGTGAGACTACCAGAAGTGTTGCTGGAGTTATGACCCTTTATGACTGTTTCCTTTCTCCGTGCACTTTGAAAGCAGGTGCAGTTGTGCCAGTAACCCCTGACTCTACAGCGGCTCGAGGCCCAGAGCTCACCACTATATTGTGAGATCCCTCAGTTTCAACTTGTGGCATTCATCAGGCTCACAATAAGTATACAATAAACTACAAGTGTTGCTGAATTCTGGATCCTTTAATCTAGTTGCCCAGTTTATTGGTAGTCCAGTCTTGTGTGGTAGGGATAAAACTGCTTAACAGGAAGTGAACTCACCCACAACGACAGGAAGCACCTTCATGGCCTTCCTCTCCCGGTTGTTGATCTTGGCCGTCTTCCTCCTGCGAGGGTCGGGGTTGAACTTGATCTCTGTGAAGCTGACGGTATGCACAGGGCCGCTTCTGTACTCTGAGTGGAAGGGCTTTTCTGTGGACGGGAAGGTGGACGGCTCATCCAGATTCTCCGTCAGTTCCCTCTCTATGATGGGTGGCAGCGGCGGCGGCAGTGAGGCCAGCGGTGGCAGCGAGGCGGCGGCCTCCTGCAGCTTGCGGCAGGCCGTGATGCTGTTCTTCAGCTTGGCTTTACGTGCCTCCTCCCAGCGCCGCAGGCCGCGGAACATGCCGCAGTACAGCAGCAGCATGATGGGACACGGGATGAAGAAGGAGCACACGGACGAGTACAGGACGTAGTCGTCGTTCTCTAGTTTGCACTCGGTGGGGTCGCGGCCCGGCACGTTGTTGATGCCGAACATGATGGGTGAGGCCACCGCCAGTGCCATGATCCAGGTGGCCGACAGCAGCACCGCCTGCCGCAGGTCCACGTGCTTCCTGTTGTAGGCAAGAGGGATTAACACGGCGATGAACCTGCAACAAGTGAGAGACATTTTAGAATCTGCGGCCCCTGAAATGACAAACTGACAGCCCGTGAGaaatttctttttccttttcttttgtttttttgttcttcagAATGATTTAGATATTCTTAAAGGTTTAGTAAAGATAAATGTGCAGTTTGTCCTGAGGGTGGCGCTAGAAGAAAAGTCAAAGGATCATTAAAATCGAAAACAGGTTTCATGTGTTCTTGCCTTCAGCGCGGGCGGGGCGCTGCGTACGGTGCTCTGCGTACGGTGCTCTGCGTACGGTGCTCTGCGTACGGTGCTCTGCGTACGGTGCTCTGCGTACGGTGCTCTGCGGACGGTGCTCTGCGGACGGTGCTCTGCGGACGGTGCTCTGCGGACGGTGCTCTGCGGATGGTGCGCATTGTTGCCGCGAACCATCTTGTCTTTCATACTGATTACGGTCAGAGCGGCTCAAAGAACttcttctctcctgtagccaATCATTGTGCGTTGTTATAAAATGTTGGAGGCCCTCCGCAGACCCTCCGCGCCCAGGTCACGTTTGTGTCATATCGCCGTCCGCACCCCACCGAGCACGCTGAatgcaagaagcatgaaacacgTTTAACAGGTTCATCCTCTGGTGAGCAGGAACATTATGAAGACATTTTAGGACAACCTGAACGATAGTTTGAGTGGATAAAACACTATTTTCTTCAGCAGGGGACACTACTGAAgagcttttctttgtgttgacaccTCAACTcaagagtaaaaataaaaaataaataaaaacggtttaaaataacaacataaaatacagaaataacaacaaaaataacaacataaaatacagaaataaccACAAACATAACAACGTTCACCTTTCATTATCTTATTAATTGCAACCCTTTAAAAGTAATTAACTTGAATCTTGACAGAATCAGAGCACTCTTCTTTCTTTGCCGTTCCAAAATGAATCAGATTCACagcgtttttatttttacagcagACAATCTGACCTTTCACAGCCGGATCTAAAAAAGTTAATGATGCTTTCATGCAGCAGTTAATTGATTGACCGGTCAAAATGTCCTTAGTCATTTATTTAATTCTTTCTTTAAATAGCTAGTCCCATTGagatcaaaatgtatttttgaagTGACATTGCACAAAAGAGGAACAATGAGCAGGGACAAAAACACAGAGTATTCGTCAtaaataactaaaaaactaTTATAAGGGGTATTCAAAATAGCAGTGCTCAAATGCTTgagttaaatattttaaaatattgtaaAGAAATGAGAGATTTTCATCC
Coding sequences within it:
- the drd4a gene encoding dopamine receptor D4a; the protein is MAGNLSAEAAAAAAAAAPEAAAGGHNVPALLFGVLLIVVIICGNLLVCLSVFTEKALKTTTNYFIVSLAVADLMLAVLVLPLFVYSEFQDGVWTLSTTLCDGLMTMDVMLCTSSIFNLCAISVDRFIAVLIPLAYNRKHVDLRQAVLLSATWIMALAVASPIMFGINNVPGRDPTECKLENDDYVLYSSVCSFFIPCPIMLLLYCGMFRGLRRWEEARKAKLKNSITACRKLQEAAASLPPLASLPPPLPPIIERELTENLDEPSTFPSTEKPFHSEYRSGPVHTVSFTEIKFNPDPRRRKTAKINNRERKAMKVLPVVVGAFLFCWTPFFVLHTMRARCQVCHVPPALMSVVTWLGYVNSALNPVIYTVFNTEFRNFFKKFLHRCFSKNA